Proteins co-encoded in one Streptomyces sp. NBC_01283 genomic window:
- a CDS encoding VOC family protein, which yields MTSRFTELAVDCHDPERLAAFWCQVLDFKVIDRSEGKVEIGSWVPTIEDVRARQMPPTLLFIRVPEARTVKNRLHFDISPIDNSTDDEVTRLLGLGAARTDVGQGPHCGWVVMADPEGNEFCVLRTLAPQGRQVVES from the coding sequence ATGACAAGCAGGTTCACCGAGTTGGCCGTTGACTGCCACGATCCGGAGAGGCTCGCGGCCTTCTGGTGCCAGGTCCTGGACTTCAAGGTGATCGACCGGAGCGAGGGCAAGGTCGAGATCGGCTCGTGGGTACCGACCATCGAGGATGTCCGGGCACGCCAGATGCCGCCCACCCTGCTGTTCATCCGGGTGCCCGAGGCCAGGACTGTAAAGAACCGGCTTCACTTCGACATCAGCCCGATCGACAACAGCACCGACGACGAAGTGACCAGACTGCTCGGCCTCGGCGCCGCCAGGACCGATGTGGGTCAGGGCCCGCACTGCGGCTGGGTGGTCATGGCCGACCCCGAGGGCAACGAGTTCTGCGTCCTGCGCACCCTGGCACCGCAGGGCCGGCAAGTAGTCGAGTCGTAG
- a CDS encoding PfaD family polyunsaturated fatty acid/polyketide biosynthesis protein, whose product MNHIDLDTRPLNADTRPGGPRGQRIPDELAQCRQDAVVQAIARLDEPLHVIESDAGFTLGKNSPARGVAGVLPPFPPERLGDRSFCTAHGARLPYVAGEMAGGIATPRMVIAMARAGMMGFFGAGGLPRERVAAAVAELTAALPGHRNWGVNLLHAPSEPAAEERTAELLLAHRVPAVSASAFMQLTPAVVRVAAHGLTRDVQGAVRRTTHLFAKVSRPEVAAQFMAPAPAELLRPLVERGLLTPGEAELAATVPVAEDITVEADSGGHTDNRPLTVLLPVMLALRDTLTERHGYSRPIRIGAAGGIGTPGATAAAFALGASYVVTGSVNQASVESGLSADAKAMLSQAGLADVAMAPAGDMFELGVRLQVLRRGTMFAGRAEHLYQVYSAYPSWSAVPEADRAKIERDVLRAPYEQVWAGARTYWMEREPGQVERAERDPRHRMALVFRWYLGMSSRWAVQGETARRTDYQIWCGPAMGAFNEWAADGFLADPANRSVVQIARNLLTGAAAVTRAHQLRGCGVEVPAAAFAFPARPLA is encoded by the coding sequence ATGAACCACATCGATCTTGACACCCGTCCGCTGAACGCTGACACGCGACCGGGCGGTCCACGCGGTCAGCGCATCCCGGATGAGCTCGCCCAGTGCCGCCAGGACGCAGTCGTCCAGGCGATCGCTCGGCTCGACGAGCCTCTCCACGTCATCGAGTCCGACGCCGGTTTCACCCTGGGGAAGAACTCGCCGGCGCGGGGCGTCGCAGGAGTCCTTCCCCCGTTTCCCCCGGAGCGCCTTGGCGACCGGTCCTTCTGCACGGCACACGGAGCGCGTCTCCCCTACGTCGCCGGGGAGATGGCGGGCGGTATCGCCACGCCTCGCATGGTCATCGCCATGGCCCGGGCCGGCATGATGGGCTTCTTCGGCGCGGGTGGACTGCCCCGTGAACGGGTCGCCGCGGCCGTGGCCGAGCTCACGGCCGCCCTGCCCGGCCACCGGAACTGGGGCGTCAACCTGCTGCACGCGCCCTCGGAGCCCGCCGCCGAGGAGCGCACGGCGGAGTTGCTGCTGGCCCACCGTGTGCCCGCCGTCTCCGCCTCGGCGTTCATGCAGCTGACGCCGGCCGTGGTCCGGGTGGCCGCTCATGGTCTGACCCGGGACGTCCAGGGCGCGGTGCGGCGCACGACACACCTCTTCGCCAAGGTCTCCCGGCCCGAGGTGGCCGCCCAGTTCATGGCGCCCGCCCCGGCCGAACTCCTGCGCCCGCTCGTCGAAAGGGGACTACTCACCCCGGGCGAGGCCGAACTGGCCGCCACGGTGCCGGTCGCCGAGGACATCACCGTGGAGGCCGACAGCGGCGGCCACACGGACAACCGCCCCCTGACGGTGCTCCTCCCGGTGATGCTGGCCCTGCGTGACACCCTGACCGAACGGCACGGCTACAGCCGTCCGATCCGGATCGGCGCCGCAGGGGGCATCGGCACCCCGGGCGCCACGGCCGCGGCGTTCGCTCTCGGTGCGTCGTACGTGGTCACCGGCTCGGTCAACCAGGCCTCCGTGGAGTCCGGGTTGTCCGCCGACGCCAAGGCCATGCTCTCCCAGGCCGGCCTCGCGGACGTGGCCATGGCTCCGGCCGGCGACATGTTCGAGCTCGGTGTCCGCCTTCAAGTGCTCCGCAGAGGAACCATGTTCGCCGGGCGGGCCGAGCACCTCTACCAGGTCTACAGCGCATACCCGTCATGGAGTGCCGTACCGGAAGCCGACCGCGCAAAGATCGAACGAGACGTTCTGCGGGCCCCGTACGAGCAGGTGTGGGCCGGGGCGCGTACGTACTGGATGGAGCGCGAGCCCGGCCAGGTGGAGCGGGCCGAGCGCGATCCGCGGCACCGGATGGCGCTGGTCTTCCGCTGGTACCTGGGCATGTCCAGCCGCTGGGCCGTCCAGGGCGAGACCGCCCGGCGCACCGACTACCAGATCTGGTGCGGCCCGGCGATGGGCGCCTTCAACGAGTGGGCCGCCGACGGATTCCTGGCCGACCCGGCCAACCGCTCGGTGGTGCAGATCGCCCGGAACCTGCTCACCGGCGCCGCCGCCGTCACCCGCGCTCACCAGCTGCGCGGCTGCGGGGTCGAGGTACCCGCCGCGGCCTTCGCGTTCCCCGCCCGACCGCTGGCCTAG
- a CDS encoding dienelactone hydrolase family protein yields MHFTSEQRLDDGVLEREFTLGEIPGTLWTPESAAPAAPAPLILMAHNNGLPKAEPRLVARARHTAARGYAVATIDAAGCGGRPRSAADEQARADLRRAMQAGEPVDEIFESFIGPLVEKAVPEWRTTLDTLLALPEIGGPVGYSGWTALGIRLAVVEPRIAAVGFFAGGFVPSAQREEARQVTVPLLFLLQWDDEGNPRQRALDLFDAFGTKEKTLHANLGGHTGTPWFEVEDGGRFFDRHLK; encoded by the coding sequence ATGCATTTCACTTCTGAACAGCGTCTCGACGACGGAGTCCTCGAGCGCGAGTTCACCCTCGGCGAGATCCCCGGCACCCTGTGGACGCCGGAATCCGCCGCACCAGCCGCACCGGCCCCGCTGATCCTGATGGCTCACAACAACGGCCTGCCCAAGGCGGAACCCCGGCTGGTGGCCCGGGCCCGGCACACCGCGGCGCGCGGCTACGCGGTGGCCACCATCGACGCCGCCGGATGCGGTGGCCGGCCCCGTTCCGCCGCCGATGAGCAGGCACGCGCCGACCTCCGCCGGGCGATGCAGGCCGGCGAGCCGGTCGACGAGATCTTCGAGTCCTTCATCGGCCCGCTGGTCGAAAAGGCGGTCCCGGAATGGCGGACCACCCTGGACACCCTCCTTGCGCTGCCCGAGATCGGCGGCCCGGTCGGGTACTCGGGGTGGACCGCCCTCGGCATCCGCCTGGCGGTGGTCGAACCGCGCATCGCGGCCGTCGGCTTCTTCGCCGGGGGTTTCGTGCCCAGCGCTCAGCGCGAGGAGGCTCGGCAGGTCACGGTTCCGCTGCTGTTCCTGCTGCAGTGGGATGACGAGGGAAACCCTCGGCAGCGGGCCCTGGACCTGTTCGACGCCTTCGGCACCAAGGAGAAGACGCTGCATGCCAATCTGGGCGGGCACACCGGTACCCCGTGGTTCGAGGTGGAGGACGGGGGCCGGTTCTTCGACCGGCACCTGAAGTGA
- a CDS encoding DUF3253 domain-containing protein — protein sequence MTDSERTADRRLERAILDLLEQRGPTSTICPSDAARAVYEGDGDGWRELMEPARRAARRLVAAGEVEITQGGRPVDPTKARGPIRIRRAR from the coding sequence GTGACGGACAGTGAACGGACAGCGGACCGGCGCCTGGAGCGAGCCATCCTGGATCTGCTGGAGCAGCGTGGCCCGACCTCGACGATCTGCCCCTCCGACGCCGCGCGGGCGGTATACGAGGGGGACGGCGACGGCTGGCGCGAGCTCATGGAACCGGCCCGCCGCGCGGCCCGGCGCCTGGTCGCGGCCGGCGAAGTGGAGATCACCCAGGGCGGCCGCCCCGTCGATCCGACGAAGGCCCGCGGTCCGATCCGCATCCGCCGCGCCCGCTGA
- a CDS encoding class I SAM-dependent methyltransferase, translating to MSRWEELTGGTSGEDYAARFAALADSGKDMHGEAGLCAALVPAGARVLDAGCGTGRVMIRLAELGYDCVGVDRDASMLAVARRQAPELPWIQADLATFDPAELHDGAGFDLVVAAGNIFPLLAAGTEAAVASRLAGALRPGGLMVAGFGLDAAHLPVPPGITLPEYDACCAAAGLTFADRFATWDGRPYEGGGYAVSVHRLPRG from the coding sequence ATGAGTCGTTGGGAAGAGCTGACCGGTGGGACGTCCGGGGAGGATTACGCCGCCCGGTTCGCGGCCCTGGCCGACAGTGGCAAAGACATGCACGGTGAGGCGGGGTTGTGTGCCGCGCTGGTGCCCGCCGGGGCGCGGGTGCTGGATGCCGGGTGCGGTACCGGCCGGGTCATGATCCGGTTGGCGGAGCTCGGGTATGACTGTGTCGGGGTCGACCGGGACGCCTCCATGCTGGCCGTGGCGCGCAGGCAGGCGCCGGAACTGCCATGGATCCAGGCCGACCTGGCCACGTTCGACCCGGCCGAGCTGCATGATGGGGCGGGCTTCGACCTCGTGGTCGCTGCCGGCAACATCTTCCCGCTCCTTGCCGCTGGTACCGAGGCGGCGGTGGCAAGCCGCTTGGCGGGGGCTCTGCGCCCGGGCGGCCTCATGGTCGCCGGATTCGGCCTGGACGCAGCCCATCTGCCGGTCCCGCCCGGCATCACCCTGCCGGAGTACGACGCCTGCTGCGCCGCGGCCGGCCTCACCTTCGCCGACCGCTTCGCGACGTGGGACGGCCGCCCCTACGAGGGCGGCGGCTATGCCGTCAGCGTCCATCGGCTGCCTCGCGGTTGA
- a CDS encoding DUF6131 family protein — MIVLGVILLIIGLLVGVSLLTTVGGILVVVGAVLWVLGASGRAVGGRKHYF; from the coding sequence ATGATTGTCCTTGGTGTCATCTTGCTCATCATCGGCCTGCTGGTCGGTGTCTCGTTGCTGACGACGGTCGGCGGCATACTCGTCGTGGTCGGCGCCGTCCTGTGGGTCCTGGGCGCGAGCGGGCGTGCGGTGGGTGGACGTAAACACTACTTCTAG
- a CDS encoding nucleoside deaminase: protein MAPHDHDLSGTGAAPAAVTETDLVHLRRCVALAAEALDAGDLPFGSVLVDADGKVRAEDRNRESTTKDPTSHPELALAQWAAAHMAPEERATATVYTSGEHCPMCAAAHGWVGLGRIVYASSSRQARDWKAEWGVPNTSPLSPLTIQDVVPALEVAGPVPELADEVRELQWRFRNRKSAIG, encoded by the coding sequence GTGGCACCTCACGATCACGACCTTTCTGGGACCGGCGCCGCTCCCGCCGCCGTCACCGAGACCGACCTGGTCCATCTGCGGCGCTGCGTGGCACTGGCGGCCGAGGCGCTCGACGCCGGTGACCTGCCGTTCGGGTCCGTGCTCGTCGACGCGGACGGCAAGGTCAGGGCGGAGGACCGCAACCGCGAGTCGACCACCAAGGACCCGACATCACACCCGGAGCTGGCACTGGCCCAGTGGGCCGCGGCTCACATGGCCCCCGAGGAACGGGCCACGGCGACCGTGTACACCTCGGGCGAGCACTGCCCGATGTGCGCCGCCGCTCACGGGTGGGTCGGCCTCGGTCGCATCGTGTACGCGAGTTCCTCCCGCCAGGCCCGGGACTGGAAGGCCGAGTGGGGCGTGCCCAACACGTCACCCTTGAGCCCGCTGACCATCCAGGACGTGGTGCCCGCTCTGGAGGTGGCCGGGCCGGTACCTGAACTCGCCGACGAGGTACGTGAGTTGCAGTGGCGCTTCCGTAACAGGAAGAGCGCGATCGGCTGA
- a CDS encoding LLM class flavin-dependent oxidoreductase: MRIGVNVPNFGPGANPDHLARWAATVEGLGFDLLMMSDHVAITPDVAEQYPAPFYEPFTTLAWMAGITTGIHLGTTVLITPYRHPLLVARMAANLQQLSGGRLVLGVGVGWAREEFEALGVPFERRGVLTDEHLRTMRAAWDNDADYRSGQVPIWIGGNSDAAIRRALRFGAPWHPLRFTMPWFRDALVRLKGISAQLGQPTPGLAPRIRLRLTEEPVDHPDRRAGEGTIEQFLEDVEELRLAGADTVLLDPYHGDPDETLRPETAWHALATVAAHRT; encoded by the coding sequence ATGCGGATAGGCGTGAACGTCCCCAACTTCGGGCCCGGGGCGAATCCGGATCACCTAGCCCGGTGGGCCGCGACCGTGGAGGGGCTCGGCTTCGATCTGCTGATGATGTCCGATCACGTGGCGATCACGCCGGATGTGGCCGAGCAATATCCCGCACCCTTCTACGAGCCTTTCACCACGCTCGCCTGGATGGCCGGAATCACGACCGGGATCCACCTGGGGACGACCGTTCTCATCACCCCCTACCGGCACCCGCTGCTCGTCGCCCGCATGGCCGCCAACCTGCAACAGCTCAGCGGCGGCCGACTGGTGCTGGGCGTCGGGGTCGGCTGGGCCCGGGAGGAGTTCGAGGCACTCGGCGTCCCCTTCGAACGCCGTGGCGTGCTGACCGACGAACACCTGCGGACGATGCGCGCCGCATGGGACAACGACGCCGACTACCGATCCGGACAGGTGCCGATCTGGATCGGTGGCAACAGCGACGCGGCGATACGCCGTGCCCTGCGTTTCGGAGCTCCCTGGCATCCGCTGCGGTTCACGATGCCTTGGTTCAGGGACGCGCTCGTGCGGCTGAAGGGGATTTCCGCGCAACTCGGTCAGCCCACGCCGGGTCTGGCGCCGCGGATCCGTCTCCGACTCACGGAAGAACCGGTGGACCACCCGGATCGCCGAGCAGGAGAGGGAACCATCGAACAGTTCCTGGAGGACGTCGAGGAACTGCGCCTGGCCGGTGCCGACACCGTGCTTCTCGATCCGTACCACGGGGATCCCGATGAGACCCTGCGGCCCGAGACGGCCTGGCACGCCCTGGCCACCGTGGCCGCACACCGAACCTAG
- a CDS encoding beta-ketoacyl synthase N-terminal-like domain-containing protein, whose protein sequence is MNDHAQSVPIAVVGIGALLPGARDAEQSWRMIVGRQDLITEVPADRWLAQDLLADDQPDGAYVSRGGFLPRVDFDPVAYGMPPRSLPATDSAQLLSLLVADQVLCDATHGKLDVLDRDKVSVILGVTGYLPLAAHMAMRTGRPIWLKAFREAGLPESRAQELCERILEHMVPWQEATFPGLLPNVAAGRIANRFDLHGTNHTTDAACASSFAALTTAIDALTLRRCDLAVTGGTDTVNDELMFTCFSQTPALSPTGDCRPFSDHADGTLLGEGVVMFALKRLADAERDADQVYAVIRGVGASSDGKGNAIYAPLPAGQERALRRAYEAAGYGPDTVELVEAHGTGTKAGDRAEFEALASVFGSAGRTGAPWCALGSIKSQIGHTKGAAGAAGLLKTVLALHHRVLPPTIKVERPNPDLAFATSPFYVNTRARPWVGADRPRRASVSSFGFGGTNFHVAVEEFVPSAEGSARPARRLRSAAAELLLFSGATLDEMRDGVGRAEDSPLPLPELARTSQTRFEAGAEHRLALVVEHPDELATRLAQAVDLLDRAGEDGFSTPNGTYYARGATEEGPLAFLFPGQGAQYVGMGSELATQHPPAQRVWDQVGALDFGVQPLHQVVFPPPVFTEEERTAQQDRLTVTEWAQPALAAHSLAVLAMLTELGLEPACVAGHSFGELIALHAAGSFGADTLMRLARRRGELMRDAASTPSGMLAVSASRAWAEAFLESEGQDQVWVANDNAPEQTVLSGTAEALDALADRLRASGITAKRLQASAAFHSPLVSSACRPLADFLAECPIEPPAIEVYGNADAARYPRSADPDVVRNRISEHLSTPVRFVEEIEAMYEAGVRTFMEVGPAGTLTGLVDRVLEGRPHLAVATDGRGKDGTVALFEALGQLAVRGVEMEWPAHWLPYGPPRQAATEPGFSIGVDGSNQGRPYPPEGGAAALPAPNPESPAMGRQEIVESDDMPAGPAQQHVHDEVQRRAAEAHADYQRYMAEAHLAFLRLTRESLVGLRERSGGGAYSEELPVAVPTSVPPPQAQAAPAEPFPVPSPAQPADSTAPTAIPADASAGAPAGGTPVEEALLSAVSERTGYPKELLNLDMELEKELGIDSIKRVEIMSMLRRTLGELGVPAEELASCRTLQQITDRLQGNFR, encoded by the coding sequence ATGAACGACCACGCCCAGTCCGTGCCCATCGCCGTGGTGGGTATCGGAGCCCTGCTGCCCGGGGCGCGAGACGCCGAGCAGAGCTGGCGGATGATCGTGGGCCGCCAGGACCTCATCACCGAGGTGCCCGCCGACCGCTGGCTGGCACAGGATCTCCTCGCCGACGACCAGCCGGACGGGGCGTACGTCTCACGGGGTGGCTTCCTGCCCCGCGTCGACTTCGATCCCGTGGCCTACGGAATGCCGCCGCGGTCGCTGCCCGCCACCGACTCCGCCCAACTGCTCTCCCTGCTCGTCGCGGACCAGGTCCTCTGCGATGCCACCCATGGGAAGCTCGATGTCCTCGACCGCGACAAGGTGAGCGTCATCCTCGGGGTGACGGGCTATCTGCCGCTGGCCGCGCACATGGCCATGCGTACGGGCCGGCCGATCTGGCTGAAGGCGTTCCGGGAGGCCGGGCTGCCCGAGAGCCGGGCGCAGGAGCTGTGTGAGCGCATCCTGGAGCACATGGTGCCCTGGCAGGAGGCCACCTTCCCCGGGCTGCTGCCCAATGTGGCGGCAGGCCGGATCGCCAACCGGTTCGACCTGCACGGCACCAACCACACCACCGACGCCGCCTGCGCCAGCTCGTTCGCGGCACTGACGACCGCGATCGACGCGCTGACGCTCAGGCGGTGCGATCTGGCCGTGACCGGCGGGACGGACACGGTCAACGACGAGCTGATGTTCACCTGCTTCAGCCAGACTCCGGCGCTGTCGCCCACCGGGGACTGCCGGCCCTTCTCCGACCACGCCGACGGCACACTCCTCGGTGAGGGCGTGGTGATGTTCGCCCTCAAACGCCTGGCAGACGCGGAGCGCGACGCCGACCAGGTCTACGCGGTGATCCGGGGTGTCGGTGCCTCGTCCGACGGCAAGGGCAACGCCATCTACGCCCCACTGCCCGCCGGTCAGGAACGGGCACTGCGCCGGGCGTACGAAGCGGCGGGCTACGGCCCCGATACCGTAGAACTGGTCGAGGCGCACGGGACTGGGACCAAGGCAGGCGACCGCGCCGAATTCGAGGCACTGGCCTCGGTGTTCGGCTCCGCGGGGCGCACCGGGGCTCCCTGGTGCGCGCTCGGGTCGATCAAGTCGCAGATCGGCCATACCAAGGGGGCAGCGGGCGCGGCGGGCCTCTTGAAGACGGTCCTTGCCCTGCACCACCGAGTTCTTCCGCCGACCATCAAGGTGGAGCGTCCCAACCCGGATCTCGCGTTCGCGACCAGCCCCTTCTACGTGAACACCCGCGCACGACCGTGGGTGGGCGCGGACCGGCCACGGCGCGCGTCGGTCTCCAGCTTCGGTTTCGGCGGCACCAACTTCCATGTCGCGGTGGAGGAGTTCGTCCCCTCCGCGGAGGGATCGGCGCGGCCCGCCCGTCGGCTGCGTTCGGCGGCGGCCGAGCTGCTGCTGTTCAGCGGGGCCACTCTCGACGAGATGCGCGACGGGGTCGGCAGGGCCGAAGACTCGCCCCTCCCCCTCCCAGAACTGGCCCGCACCTCGCAGACACGGTTCGAGGCCGGGGCAGAACACCGGCTCGCCCTGGTGGTCGAGCACCCCGATGAGCTCGCGACCAGGCTCGCCCAGGCAGTGGACCTGCTCGACAGGGCGGGGGAAGACGGCTTTTCCACGCCGAACGGCACCTACTACGCTCGCGGAGCCACCGAAGAGGGGCCCCTGGCGTTCCTCTTCCCTGGGCAGGGCGCCCAGTACGTGGGCATGGGCTCGGAGCTGGCGACCCAACACCCTCCGGCGCAGCGCGTATGGGATCAGGTGGGCGCCCTGGACTTCGGCGTACAGCCGTTGCACCAGGTGGTTTTCCCTCCTCCCGTCTTCACCGAGGAGGAGCGGACCGCTCAGCAGGACCGTCTGACGGTGACCGAGTGGGCTCAGCCGGCACTCGCGGCGCACAGCCTGGCCGTCCTCGCGATGCTGACCGAGCTGGGCCTCGAACCCGCATGCGTGGCGGGTCACAGCTTCGGCGAGCTGATCGCGTTGCACGCCGCTGGTTCCTTCGGGGCGGATACGTTGATGCGCCTTGCCCGGCGGCGCGGCGAACTCATGCGGGACGCGGCGTCCACGCCCAGTGGCATGCTCGCCGTCAGCGCCTCCCGGGCCTGGGCCGAGGCGTTCCTGGAGTCCGAGGGGCAGGACCAAGTCTGGGTGGCGAACGACAACGCGCCCGAGCAGACCGTCCTCTCCGGCACGGCCGAAGCACTGGACGCTCTGGCCGACCGCCTTCGCGCCTCAGGAATCACGGCCAAGCGACTGCAGGCCTCGGCGGCGTTCCACAGCCCCCTTGTCTCCTCCGCCTGCCGCCCCTTGGCGGACTTTCTCGCCGAATGCCCCATCGAGCCCCCGGCCATCGAGGTCTACGGAAACGCGGACGCTGCGCGCTATCCCCGTTCGGCCGATCCCGACGTGGTACGCAACCGGATCAGTGAGCACCTCTCGACACCAGTGCGGTTCGTCGAGGAGATCGAGGCCATGTACGAGGCGGGGGTGCGCACGTTCATGGAGGTGGGCCCGGCGGGAACCCTCACCGGCCTGGTGGATCGCGTCCTGGAGGGGCGCCCGCATCTGGCGGTCGCGACCGACGGGCGAGGCAAGGACGGAACCGTCGCCCTCTTCGAGGCACTGGGACAACTGGCCGTACGCGGTGTGGAGATGGAATGGCCGGCGCATTGGCTGCCGTACGGGCCGCCCCGTCAGGCTGCCACTGAACCCGGTTTCTCGATCGGCGTCGACGGCAGCAATCAGGGCCGCCCCTACCCGCCCGAGGGCGGCGCCGCGGCGTTGCCCGCACCCAATCCGGAAAGCCCCGCCATGGGGCGGCAAGAGATCGTGGAGAGTGATGACATGCCCGCGGGGCCCGCTCAGCAACACGTGCACGACGAAGTACAGCGCCGGGCAGCCGAGGCCCACGCCGACTACCAGCGGTACATGGCCGAGGCACATCTGGCCTTCCTGCGCCTCACCCGGGAGTCGTTGGTGGGCCTGCGGGAACGGTCTGGCGGTGGCGCCTACTCCGAGGAACTCCCGGTGGCCGTGCCGACTTCCGTTCCGCCGCCGCAGGCGCAGGCCGCGCCTGCGGAGCCTTTCCCTGTCCCGTCACCGGCCCAGCCTGCGGACTCGACCGCCCCCACCGCAATTCCCGCCGACGCTTCTGCGGGTGCGCCCGCAGGCGGCACCCCGGTGGAAGAGGCACTCCTGAGCGCGGTGTCCGAACGTACCGGCTATCCGAAGGAACTCCTCAACCTCGACATGGAGTTGGAGAAGGAACTCGGAATCGACTCGATCAAACGGGTCGAGATCATGTCGATGCTCCGCAGGACCCTCGGTGAACTGGGCGTGCCCGCAGAGGAGTTGGCTTCGTGCCGAACACTGCAGCAGATCACTGACAGGCTCCAGGGAAATTTCCGCTAG
- a CDS encoding SDR family oxidoreductase, whose translation MAAEHYLMTGATGFVGGATVLELLERTDAVLSCVVRARGDEMATERLKGALHRAAQVYGRADLVGEIDARCRGIAGDLTLPDLGVTASLGPVDQIWHVAASLAFEDSGKDEILNQNVQGTRHAVTLAKRFGVCVFNHVSTAYVSGSRTGRIAPDPVSHDDDCNNWYERSKVAAEHVVTTAGFDCLRIFRPSVVIGHSESAGTTSSSGLYGFISALTQYRAELTESLGDVMATRPLRLRMTADSLTNYIPVDRVAAAAVGVARASDRSGIYHLANAEQLPVHAMLKAVFDALGLPGPTCVADESDLALVDLKADRLCTFYRHYTNGTREFDLDSVEQLIGRDILNVSMSRERLADFIDAFVQGT comes from the coding sequence GTGGCTGCCGAGCACTACCTGATGACGGGTGCCACAGGGTTCGTCGGGGGAGCCACCGTCCTGGAACTCCTGGAGCGGACCGACGCGGTCCTCTCGTGCGTGGTCAGAGCGCGAGGGGATGAGATGGCCACCGAGCGGCTCAAGGGAGCGCTTCATCGTGCCGCTCAGGTGTACGGGCGAGCGGATCTGGTGGGCGAGATCGACGCACGTTGCCGCGGCATCGCCGGTGACCTCACCCTGCCCGACCTGGGAGTCACTGCAAGCCTTGGCCCCGTCGACCAGATCTGGCACGTGGCCGCGTCCCTCGCCTTCGAGGACTCGGGCAAGGACGAGATCCTCAACCAGAACGTGCAGGGCACCCGGCACGCGGTCACGCTGGCGAAACGGTTCGGCGTCTGCGTCTTCAACCATGTCAGCACCGCCTACGTGTCGGGCAGCAGAACAGGCCGGATCGCTCCCGACCCCGTCTCCCACGACGATGACTGCAACAACTGGTACGAGCGCAGCAAGGTGGCGGCCGAACACGTCGTCACCACAGCGGGGTTCGACTGTTTGCGGATCTTCCGGCCGAGCGTCGTGATCGGGCACAGCGAGAGCGCGGGCACGACCAGCAGCAGCGGACTCTACGGATTCATCTCCGCACTCACGCAGTACCGCGCCGAACTCACGGAATCACTCGGCGACGTGATGGCGACCCGGCCGCTGCGCCTCCGGATGACCGCGGACTCGCTCACCAACTACATCCCGGTGGACCGGGTCGCCGCGGCCGCGGTAGGTGTGGCCCGCGCGAGCGACCGGTCCGGTATCTACCATCTGGCCAACGCCGAGCAACTCCCCGTGCACGCCATGCTCAAGGCGGTCTTCGATGCCCTCGGCCTGCCCGGCCCGACCTGTGTCGCGGACGAGTCCGACCTGGCCCTGGTCGACCTCAAGGCCGACCGGCTCTGCACGTTCTACCGCCACTACACCAACGGCACCCGCGAGTTCGACCTGGACTCCGTCGAGCAGCTCATCGGCCGCGACATCCTCAACGTATCGATGTCCCGGGAGCGCCTGGCCGACTTCATCGATGCGTTCGTCCAAGGGACCTAG